The region CTCCCAATGCAGCAAAAACACGATTAGGGCAAGAAAACCCTTCTCTCTGTTTGGAGACATCACAAGTCCTCTTTCCCAGGCCTCCTGCAGCGCCTACATGCTGTCTGGAAAAACCATGAACATGGTCTGTCCCCGCAACTACGACCCGGTGTGTGGCACCAACGGCCGTACCTACCCCAACGAGTGCTCCCTCTGCAAGGATGTCCTGTGAGTAGAAATCCCCCTGATCCCATACAGCGCCAGTTCGAGCAGCAGGCAGAAGCCCTTGGGGTTGTGACTAATCCAAGGGCGGACTGGATTTTTCCTAAGTTTCTGTCTTCCCTAATGCCTGGGATCTTCCATGTCAAAGCTCCAGGATCTGATTAATTACTGGGGTTTACGGGTGGAGGGACTTGATGATTGAGGTGAGCACATGGCGTGAAAAGATTAATCcctgctttccttctccctcttctccctccagccGCAACCGTGCTCTTGACAAGAAACACGATGGAAGATGCGTTAGGGTACGGTCAGAGATTTGTTCTTTCCCCTGGTGGGTGATAGCCAGACCTAGCCTAGGATTCCTTCTCTGCTGAACCCAGATGGGTGCTAGCTCTTGGAAATGGggtgaaaatgaagaattttggaTTTGCAGgaaatttaatttgcattttgtttgaaCTGCTAAAACCAGTGAGTTTTAAGAGGCCAACTATCTTCTGTACAATGCCAGAGTTTAGAAAGGAAACTTTTGATTTCAAGAGTGTTTCGTTAAATGTTACGAAAACACTTCTCTTAACATTTAGTCTTAGAGGCTTGTTGTAGCTAAGAAATTCCCAGAAGAAGTTTGGATTTCAACTAAACTATAattttgtaacagaaaaaaagggattCTATCAAAATGTTTACCACAAAGTAAAGTTAGTATCAATACATGGAGCTACCATGAAGTGGCAAAGAATGTCTATTTTTAgtttagagagagagagtaaaGAAACACTCTGGCTGTGCAATTTCACATAATACAATGGCTCCATTTCAATACACTCAGAGTAATTGCAGGAGCAGCAAGTTGAGTGTAAACTCCATTTTTGAGAGGTGCTGGCCCCTCACAGCTAAAGTTGCCGCTGTGTAAGGTATTTTAGGCAAGGATCCTTTATGGTGGCACTCAGGGGGAAAATCCCCAGGATGATAGAGATGAAGCCCACCTCAGAGTAGATACTGATGCTGTACACACAGGCAGGATTTCATCTGTGCTCCCCCAAATCCATCACACTGTGGTTGGAAGCTCCTTCgtctggcagctctggggaggggggaaaatgtCTCTTGCACCACACTCCATTACACAGGGCTGATGCAAAGGGGAGCAGAGATTCAAATGCCGCTCTGTGACTGTTTCAGATCGACTGTACTGGTTTCCTGAAGCCTGGCAGTGGTTTCAACATACCCTGCACCATGGAGTTCTCCCCCATCTGCGGCACCAACGGCATCACCTACAGGAACAAGTGCCACTTCTGTACCGCTGTGGCGTAAGTGCAGGGCCCGGGTCAGGGGAGGGGTTCTGGATCAGTGTTGCCCTTTTTGGCTTTTGGAGCATAAAGGGGTAGTTTGGCTCACGAAGCAGCTGCACTGTGCTTATTCATTCTCCACTTGCTTTCCCCCCAAAGGAGCGGCCTGGATGTGAACCTGCGGAGCTATGGACAGTGCTTCCAGGTAAAGCCAGAAATCTGCACTCTTAACTGCTGGTACATTTTGCGACACAAATTCATGACTAAATAATAGAAATGCCTCCACGGTCCTGGGGCATTTGGCTTGGAAATAGGACTTGAGGAAAATAGTTAAGCCAGGGTTAACAGGTATGGAACCAAACCCATGGCTGAGATATTTGGTCCCCTCTCTGGCCTGGGAACAGCAGGCAGAGGGTGCTGCGACCTTCATTTGCTGTGAAACTGGATGAGCAAGAGATGCTGCATCAGGGATGCAGGTGCACAGTTAGGAGCAGTGATTCCCTGGGTGGGAGAACTCTCCACAGGGGCTTGTGACCACCCCCTTTCTGTCCACTTGCCTCTGCTTGCCTGCTGAGCCAGAGCAGCCAGTGGGAGAGCCAGCCTGGAAATACCAGCTGGTCATGGTCATTTCACTACTTGTAATAatatttattagatttttgcCTCCACCATCTCCCCACTTCAGGCTGTTCCAGGCAAGCACACTCTCTGAGTCCGCAGAAGAGCTGGAACAACAGAGCCCTGCTCCTGAAAAGTGCTTTTGTGCTTTGCCATAtcacaaatattaaataaacatAAAGCACTTATATAGGAAAATGGAGGGAACAAAAGCCTTAAACCCTGTTTTTGTTCCATTagcaaaacacaaacacaaacatcGACTGCAGCTCTCAGAAGGGCGCCAACCTCATCTGCACCTCCGAGTACAACCCCCTGTGCGGCTCCGACGGCAGAACCTACGGAAACAAGTGCCAGTTCTGCAACGCTTTCTCGTAAGTACCGAGCTCACCATGTGGCCatggaagcagagcagctggagctcacACGCAGCTGGTGTGGAAGCCCCAGAGCTCCCGTtagctcccagcccctgctccctgctcctctcccaacGCTCACTCCTCTGCCACCCCCCAGGCGCCGCAGATCCTAAGCCCGAGTGagtcctctcctcctccccttgcAATTAAAAGCAGATCCCCGCTCGCAGGCTCATAGCATCGCTGACTGCCTCCCCGTCAGGGTGATTGAAAGTGTGACCGTAGGAGGTGTCCAAAATTATGGGGTTTGTCCCAAATCTCTCCAACGTATGAGAGCGTGTAGCTTGAGGAATCTGAAAAGAGGTGGAACATTAAGTGAAGTGCTTTATGACTTGGGGAGCACAAGGACATTTGGCTTATTTGGGTAAAGTTAGGCTATAAAAGTGAGATCCATGTCTCTAATTTTggtctccctctctctctccagacGCAGCGCTGGCTCTCTGTTTGTCAGGTACCAGGGCGAATGCTAAGTGCTGGAGCTGGACCCCTCAACACGACATTTCCCTCACAGATTCTTCAATCAAACATGCTCTTCCTTGCTCCCTCAACTGTTACGCATCAGTCTCTGCTTTGAttgataaataaattaaatgcagCCACAACCTTTGACGTGGAAtgggttttgattttggttttgttttccagatggGGTAATGGTTTTCGGGTTTTTGGGTACTTTtctgccaggcaggagaagTGGTGAAACAAATCACAATAAAGAACAAGCCACCAGCCCAAGCCCTCATGAGAGGATGTCATTCTGTAGCAAACCATCAGAAAATTCTATAAAATAGCACAACTTGGAATCTAATTTTGAAGTTTTGCAGAGTGTAAATGGATTTGTCTCTGTCACAGCACTGAAACTCGGAGGAACTGCTCCTTTTAGGGGACTTGACTGGGTGGGATTGTCCTGGGGAAGTGTGAAAGGGGGTGTGATCAGCTTTACCTGGTCACACCTGGGCAAGGGGCAGGTCTGGTGGTGCCTTATAAAAAGGAGGCTTATGGCAAAGGGAGGAGGTATCTCATAGGGAAGAAAATTAGGAACTGCTGCTTCCTTGAAGGGTGTGACCATAGAGACTGTGCCCATCAGCAGAAAATTACAACAAGTTATGCAAGGCTGTAATGACCTAATGAGGAGAAATTAGACTGGGCTCAGGCTTTCAGCTTCTTGGAGAAGAGATCTGAAAAATTGTGCTGGTGGTATTTGAGGCAGAGGTGAGGCAGAGGAGCCTTCAGGAAAAGGTCTCGGGTTTTCTGACTCCAGGAAGCAAGGGCCAGAAGAAGTGCTGGCAGCTCAAATGTGTTTCCTATCTGGGGAAGAAAGGTGTGAAGATAACATCTTTGTGGGAGCCTGAAGCATGCACCGCAGGAAAAATGGCATCTATGACTGTTCACGATGATGTGCCATCTTTTGGAGTGAGTCAAGGAGTTAATATGCAAACAGCACAAGCCAAAAAGTCACAAGTGCCATGGCTCACACAATCCCTTCCTCATCCTTTCTTCACCTCTCATTCTCTTGCTATGTAAAAGAACACCTGCTGCTAAGACTGATATTTAGAACAAAATCTGTGACTTTCAAGACACTGTTTTTTGGTTTCCTGAAGTAAATACTTTCTTGACCAAGAATTTTGTAGGTGTTTCCCACTGGTATGCAAGAGGCTTGTCCTTCCCTAGaaccagcacagagagcagaaagatgaaggaaaatgctttttttcatttttttttttgtttgtttgtttgtttttcttttttgttttttttgtgttactaTAGGTAATGTAAATCACATCATGCCTTTGTGCCTGTTCCTGTTTGGAGAGTCCTGCGAGTCCTCACTAGTTACCTGCTTGTGTGTCTGAGAAAATAGTTAAGGAACAGTAAAAGTTGCCAGTGGATGTGTTTGGCTATAATTTCTTGCTGGACACAAGGTTTACATAGTGACCACAGACTAGTGGAGTTCTGGCCATAGCAGGAAATTTTCTTCAGTGGCAATGTCTTAATGGTGAGGTTGTTTGCGCTTGAGGAAGTCAGAAACCTGCCCAGAAGGCTTTGGAAAAGCCCAAGGAAGagctcctcacctgcagcaAAGTGGGGGCAAATGGTGAATACATGGCTGTGTCCCACTGCCACATAATCCTCCAGCAATGACGTTAGAAGATGGAAAGGTTTGTAGCATTTAAGTCTAAAAAATGGCCAGCACGGGTTAGGACTGAGCTTGGCACCAGCAGGACTCAGCCCAGCCACCCCTCAGGCTGCACAACACCTGCCCTTcctctgtccctggctgtcagAGGGATGGAATTCCCAAACTTTGCCACCGAGGGGACTGCTCAGGTGTCACAAAGAAGTGCAAATGGGCAGCACCAATGATCACCTGGCTGGTAATTCAGCCTTTtcccctgctcagcctggaaggAGTCGGTCCCTGCGGTGTGTTTGCTGAGGCTGGAGCCAGCCAGGCTGCGCTGCAGCAACCGAAACATTATTTGGGCAGATAAGGGACTGAGGCATCCAGGTTGTGGTGGCCAGCGGTGACGTCTGAAACCAGAAAAGGCAAACAGGGAGTGCTGCGAGCGGCAGAACTGAGCGTGGCTGGGAACGGCGCTGCCTCTGACGGGTTTGATAACTAAATTACATGAGAGGCTGCGTCGTGAGATCACCCTTAATAGACAGCTGAGGATTCGCCTGTCAGTCACGATTTCTGGTGGATTTTAAGATGTCTGGCAAGCTGCAAACTGAAATGCTTCCCCAGATGCAGGGCAcccatggcactgctctcctGCAGAAACTCTCCTCCTGGCTGGGGATGCTGGCAGCATCTTTCCTCTGGTGCtagaaaaatgtataaaaatgtgatggttatttttaatttttttttttttttttatttttccactccTGTGTAAAATGTGGCTGCAACTAGTCGTGCATTCAAAATTCCCTGGGGGAACTAAAACCCAGATATATCTACACACATTCCTCTCCTAAGCCTTACCTCCTTAGGAAAACATACTAAAATTTAGGCTTGTTCTTATCTGGAGAGGTGTTTGGCGTATGGCATCCCTGAACACAAATCCTCGTGCAGCCTCAGCTGGAAATAGAGCTTGGATCTGCCAATTCCCCATCAAATTCCCATCACTGCCACttggggtgggagcagagccctaACATATGTTTGTGAAtgtgaaaaactggaaaaacattGACAGCTAGAGTTTAAATAGTTGAGGGAGGAGAGTCAGCAGTCCTATCTGGGGCTGTGCACACAGCGAGGAGAGCATGTCACAGCCCAGCACTTCTCCACCCCAACTCCACAAATTTAGAACCATCCTCAAAAATAGCCAAGGAACAACGTATAATTGGTTTCACAGACAACACATTCTCATGCTGTGACTTATTTCGTAATGTCTAGTGAGTGTCATCACGCTGCACTCAGAGCCTTGGTGCTGGCATTCAGAGAGGGCCCAGAGAATGAAAATTACCAGCTTCCCTGATGAATCACTGCTTTGAAAATTCACCCTTGTGAGAATCCTGTGactatttagaaaaaaaaaaaaaaaaaaagaagaaaataattacgTTACAAGCATGTCCATCACTCACATAATTATCCCTTCCCAGGTTTGATGTGGACAGGGCAGCATTCCTTAAAGCACCATAAACTGGCCAGGACCAATAATGGCTTTAGAAACCAAGTGGAGAAGTTCTCACAATTAAGGTGGGGAATGAGGACAGCTATGGACAGGCACATAAATACACAGAaaggcagctctgtgtgcacaCTGTGGGCTCTGGGACTGGGACAACACCTCCTGCTCCGACCTTGGCTTGGACTAAGGAGCTCCCTGTAGCATGAGGGCTACAGGTGCCTTAGTGCttctcagcctgctgctgctctctttcTTCTCGGGTAAGTGATCTTTTCCCTAgcctagaaaagaaaaacaaacaccaaaccctCTCCTGACAACAAATTTTGGAGAGTCTTGATCGCCGGCTGACAGGCTTGAAGACAAAGCTGAGCGAGTAGAGAATATCTGCAGGACTTGCTCACTCATATGACATATTTCCACTCCTCGTGTGCCTCTGCAGAGGATAATGTGGTGGAGGTGTCACTGGGAGACAGAGCGAGCAAATCTTGAGCATTTCTTCAGCAAATATACCGAAGCAGAGTGTAATTATGAATTTTTGGTACAAATGTTCACTGGAGAGTTTTGCTGAACCAGTTAGAGAAGAAACTCGCTCACCTCCAGGTCATCTGCTCTTGTTTTGATCCTAAGCATCTTGGTATTTGGTGTTTTCCTTGGAGATGTGGAGACGTAATTAGATGAAAGTTTCAGCTTTCGTTGATGTTGCAGAGAAAagcttgaaaattaaattctaatgTCCTCGAGGAGCCAGAACAAAGAGGGCAAATTAAAAGGATCCAGTAACTATTTATCTGGAGATTTACACATCTCTGTGATGATGTGGGGAAGCTGAGTGATGAATTTTGAACCTGTAGATCATGTCAGTGTTATCACTTGCTTGAGTACAGCTGACCCAGCTCTGCAAGGTGTGTGGCAACAGTTTTTGAAGATTATGTGGAACAAGAATTTTTTATACTCGTTTTTCTGTGAATAATTTGAATAAAGGAGTCACTTGAGAAAATGGCAAGCTGTACATGGAGAAGAGGTGAATTGCTTTGTACACATTATTCATTATAAAATATTCATCTGTCTCTGATTGAGTCTTAATTGGGACTGGGTTCTGTCTGAAGGCTGATGCCTCCTTCCAAGGCTGGGCAGAATAGCAGCAAACCCTGTGATCTCCTGTAAAATAAACAGATGTCGAGAGGCATCATCACAAATTCTTCTGCAGCTGCAtgtaatatttataaaaactATTTAATGAGctgttttgtaaataaatgcAGCAGATAGCCATGCCAGTGCCTTCAATGCTCAGGCAGCCTAACCAAACCTGAGGACACGGTAAATGTGCCAGCACCAGGAAAAAACACCAAAGGACAACAGAAATAGCAAAAGAAGTAGGAAGAGTTGATGGATGAGGGTTGAGCTGACTGAGGGTTGGGTGGGATTTCCGCTGGCAAGGGATGAGCGTAGGACAAGGTCCTTCCACCTCCTGCCCAGAGCCACCAAAGCTGGCAGTGACCCTGCTGGCCAGCAGGTCCGGCCTCACCAAATGCTGGCTCTTTGTCCCACTCTGCTGCGACCCAGATCTGCAGATCTGCATCCAACCCACCCTGCAGTGTCAGGCTCCCCCTCAGAGACGTGACGGGGTCGTCCCGTTTCACAGCTCCGACTCaacctcctctcctgcctgccgGCTTTGAAACAGAGAGAGCATGGACTGATCACTCCGAGCCCAGAGCCTGTGGTTACAGAGGGGATTCCTGGCTGGTTCTGACCGGCGCTGCCTGTTCTGCTCTCTGTCACCCCATGACGTCTCTTTGTATCTCACCTGGGCTGAGCCTGTCCTGGGAGGGtgactgggctgtgctgtgaccCAAGAGATTGAAGAGGTTagtgctgctgtttctgcttgCTGGATCTGCACTTAACAGAACCAGGGAATCATTactgttggaaaagacccccaAGATCATCGAGCCCAACCTCTGACTGATCACCACCTTGTGAACGTGAACCCAGCCACGGGATCTCCTTCTCCATGGTCCCCTCCTGTCAGCAGCCACTTGCATTGTTCAGAGGTGCAGGAGCCTGAAAGCCTTAAAATCCAGCATGGGTTTAAAATCTCTGGGAGCACGGTTCCACATCCGATATGGCAGCTTGCTTCCCCGGGAGTGGCTGCCTTCCAGCAGATTGGGTTGTGTGTCTGAGGTGTAGTTAGCAGCTGAATGAACGATTGCCTGGTATTTTAGtagcatttttcaaaataggaaaatactgaaaagcaaTTCAGATAATGTATTTCCTGCCCCCTCTTCCCCTGTGAGGGATGACGGAGTAGGAAAAACCCGGAGTATGTTTCACTGTGGTTTGCAAAAAAGGTTTGTGAATTTTAGCTCAGACCTTATCAGAAGGTAATTGCTGACGTGTAAAATCTGTctggtttttatttgcttttttcattttttttttttttttcttttagttccAGATGTAGCAGGTCAAGAGATTGAAGAGGTTagtgctgctgtttctgcttgCTGAATCTGCATTTAATAGAACCATGGAATCATTactgttggaaaagacctccaagatcatcgaaTCCAACCTCTGGCTGATCACCACTTTGTCAACTAAACCATAGCACTgtgtgccacatccagtcatgGCGTTTCACTTTGGAAGAATGTTTTTGTAACCAAAATCTTGGTGCTGGGTAAAGAGTTTTTAATGtctgctgggagcaggtggGTCCTTCCAAGgattcccagggctggagagtTCAGTGCTACCTGGGGGATGTTGTGTGGCCACATTAGCAGGTAGAGCAGGGAAATAAATGGTTAATTTAGCAAATGTTTATATGCTGCACCACTTTTGACTTGGCTTCACTATCCAATCTTCTCATGACGCAGACGGATTTTTGAGTGTTCTCTTACCCCAAATTTAGTTCATCCCTGGGACTTGTAGAGAGACAAAATACCTGTACACTTCCTGGGCATAGTTTTTAATTCCCCAGGGAATTTCCCTATggttttcccctccttcctctgggAAAGGAGGAGCTCAGCAAGCACCAAACTGAGTGCAGGGTTTTGCAAGACACCTGAAGTCATGCACCAGGGAGGCAGCCTGGCTCTGAGTGCCTGACAGAGCATCAGTGCTGACTCTTCTCATGCATGCCTAGGCTAATCCGCCCCTTTTGTTGGGAGATCAAGACTTCTCCCAGGTGATTACAATTTCCCTCCTCAAACACGGCACCAAAATTCCCCTGAAACTCCTCTTCTGCTCGTTTCAGAGAGGgctttttctgtcagaaaacaGTCAGGATCGGCACTTGTCAGACAAACCATCGCACTGACGACCTTGGGTCCAGTTTGGAAAGTGAAACAAAGAGTATGGGGGtcctgaagggttttttttcattattattccCTGTGCAGATTTGTAGAGAGTTCGTAAACAGAAGCGTGTACTGCACGAGGGAGTCCAACCCTCACTGCGGCACGGATGGCGTCACGTATGGGAACAAGTGTGCCTTCTGCAAGGCAGTGCTGTAAGTGACACGGGGTGGGGGCACTGAAACAGCAGGGTTTGCCTTCATTTCCATGGATCTAATGATGTTCTTCGTGCAGGGGAAGCCCTGTAAGCAGGCTGCTCCTCTTGTATGGGCCAGGCTCTGAACCGTGCCAAGCGGAATGTTTCCCccttggagcagagctgtgtgttaattttaattcattaaagttaattttaattcatttttggGCGTTGCAGGCTGCTGGTTGCCATGCTGAGAGGCAGCACAGGGCCCGGGAAGCAAATGCATCCTGCCTGTACCTTCCACATGCACTAAATTGATGCAGAATTCCCACTACGTgccacaggctgcagctctcactGCCCACACTCCTGGGTACTGAGAAGTGCCTGGAGGAATGTGGGAGCTGAGCCATGCCAAGTTATTCCTGAAAAGTCTGAATGAACTTTGTGGAACAAGACACAAGATCTGAGAGGGAGAACAGAATGTCTCCCCTTCTCCTGAGCTCTGTCACCTTTTAGAGGAGATGCAATTGGAGCCATCCCCGATGGATGGAACGTGCTCGCAAAATGTTTTTGCCTTTGCAGTCCTTACATTTGGTGCGCAGCCAAGGCTGCCTCATCCTAGGGCAAATCAGAGGAGaacgaggagaggagagctgggtgTTCCTCGTGAGGTACCAGGGACACACACTGGCATGAGTCAGGCCTGTTGGGACGGGTGAGCAGTGTCCCACACTGCTGTGTCTGTCATTTGCTTCTTGGTCTAagtctctctccctccttttacAGGAGAAGCGGAGGGAAAATAAGATTGAAGTACCTGGGGAAATGCTGAGTCCTCGATGGCccgagcagcaggagctgagccgCCGTCGGCAGCGGACACGGGAGCAGCCCGTCCTCCCTCTGCTGTCTCTgctcaataaaataaaactcagcACGATTCCTTGGCTGGATTCTTTCTTCCGCAAGACCCAGAAGAACGCTTTGATCCAGCCGTGCAGGAGCCTGACGCGTGGCTTGGCTCTCCTGCGCTGTTGCATCACCCTCTTCCCGGGAAGAAAGGCGATTCCCACGGCTCCCATGGGCTGTGTCCTCCTGCCCCTAccagccacagctcccctgtcctgtcctgcctggcAAACTGGCACATGCTGGGCAGCCCAAACCTGCTCCTGCTCGTGGGCTCCTGCCTGACTCTGCCCATGCCAGGGGGTGGGTGACAACGGGAGCCTGGGATCCCTTCCCAGCCTCCATAGCCGCGTTCCTTCTCTCTCAGGGGTTATTGTGGGAGGGTGACGGGAGAGCTGATGAGCAGCATGACTGCCTATGCCTCATCTCCTTTGGAAAGCAGAGACAAGCGAGCTGAGGGTAGGGAATATTGCTCTGTTTAGGTCTGCTTCCAGAGGatggcaggaggaggctggatTTAGGCAGAAGCTGTGAGGCTCTTCTTCTCAAATcagtctttttccttcttttctcttagAGAACGCTTTGTCTTGAAAACTGTGAACTCACCAGCATTACTTTCCTGCTGCCAAGTGGCTTCTCATgctaataaaattatatttagaaGAGCGCCAGATTGTATAAATtgtcaataatttaaaaagaaatattccctggagcaggggagcTGTGGGCTTACTCCCCCCTTCTCTAGGATAAATTCTCTCTGAATCATACACAGACCTTGATTTTCTAGGCACAcatgttttgcatttatttacaatttttaatACACATAGACTTCATTCCTTTCTTCACTTTTCGCACTGCTGCCCTCTCTCTTCTTCACTCTGGCTGACAAATCCCTCTTTGTGCAAACACAATAAAAGTAGTTTTACAGTCTCTCCCCTTTCGCCGTGCAAAACTCTGACAGGGAAATACTTGTGGCATCCTCTTGTTAAAACACTGGCAGTAGATCAAtgggacagcagctccttcaTGTTAAACACTTAGCTTTCAAAGGGAGCTTTAGATTTATCATGAGCCTCAGGGGTCAACAACTTTTGCAAGCACCTGAATGCTGAGCACCTAAACCTCTGGACCTTGTTTGGACAGAGCTTGAGCGTTCGCCTCTCCTGCCACAATCCCAGCTTTGAACTCAGCTGGGGCACAATGCCTAAAAAAGAGAGGCCTCAGCACACCTAATACCAGCTTCTCCTCCGGTAATCCACGCAATTCTGGCAAATCCTTTGTCGTTTGGTAACTTCCCAGGCAGCCAGCCAGTGGTTGAGCTGCACAGGCAAAGCTTTGTCTTGGGGCTGGTTTGGAGCTTCTCTCGGACCAGCTGCCTTTGATCCTGATGTTTTTCCCATCCCAGCCTCCTGGATCCTTGCAAAATCTGCCACCTCTTCTTTGAAGCAGACCAAACCTCTCTGTGGCCCGGTTGTACAGCCTGGGCCCTTGTCTGGTTTTAAATTCAGATGTTATGTTACTGAACTTGACAGGACACCCAGAGCATGGGCAGCATGGAGGGGAGCGAGAGGCACAAGTGATCATGAAGAATACATTGGAAAAATGCCTTTCCTTATCAATCCCGCAGCTTGGAGCAGGATGACCTCCACGACTTCTCCTACAGTAGTTATGCTGTGATTTCCTGTTACATTGTGTGGACAGCTCCACATTCAGAGGACAGGAGCAAAAAGACCCCATTTTTAAGAtggaaaatgacattttaatgaGAGAAGAGCAATGGGGCATCTTCAAGCCTGAGATGGCCTTCAGTGACTCCAAAATTCTCACAGCATATTGCCATATCTAATCCTTTTAAATTCGGAGGTTGAGATAACAAGGACAGATCACAAGGGAACAGAAATTGCAGAAGTTCACTGCTTAATAACAATCAAGtactttgtttttccagagaaaacagcaaataaaacacCTCCCTACCTCACAGACCCAACTACCTCCCCTTccacctgtgccagggaagtGGAGAGTGGGAGTAACCTGTTTTGAGGAAAATGCTTCTCTCACTTGGGGACACTTCCCAAAATGTCCTCCACAGGAGAGGCCAAGAGAGGCAGAGCTCCAGAAAAAGCCTGGAACTTCTGCTTTGGTCCATCCTTCCAGCTGAACAGGCTCCAGTTAACCAGGATGGAAGGGATGCTTTGCTGGTGCCAGGTGTGTTCACTCTTGGCTTTGGAAAGCTGGATTCACCTTCCCAGTGGGGCTGATGGatccctgggacagggcagcagTGGCCACAGGATGTCCAGCCTGAGCT is a window of Hirundo rustica isolate bHirRus1 chromosome 14, bHirRus1.pri.v3, whole genome shotgun sequence DNA encoding:
- the LOC120759325 gene encoding serine protease inhibitor Kazal-type 6-like: MRATGALVLLSLLLLSFFSVPDVAGQEIEEICREFVNRSVYCTRESNPHCGTDGVTYGNKCAFCKAVLRSGGKIRLKYLGKC
- the LOC120759327 gene encoding double-headed protease inhibitor, submandibular gland-like, whose product is MKMAVCTALLGLVLLGCLSDLAVAQRRASCSAYMLSGKTMNMVCPRNYDPVCGTNGRTYPNECSLCKDVLRNRALDKKHDGRCVRIDCTGFLKPGSGFNIPCTMEFSPICGTNGITYRNKCHFCTAVASGLDVNLRSYGQCFQQNTNTNIDCSSQKGANLICTSEYNPLCGSDGRTYGNKCQFCNAFSRSAGSLFVRYQGEC